One Mycolicibacterium parafortuitum DNA segment encodes these proteins:
- a CDS encoding FtsW/RodA/SpoVE family cell cycle protein yields the protein MTTQPQPVVSVAPPLPNRRNAELALLAFAAAITTLALLLVEANQEQGLRWDLAQYTVAYLALFTGAHLAVRRFAPYADPLLLPVVALLNGLGLVMIHRLDLPEGQATAQGLGGTANQQMLWTLAGVLGFSALVIFLRDHRMLSRYGYVCGLAGLILLAIPAVLPRSMSEQNGAKIWIQFEGFSIQPAEFSKILLLIFFASVLVSKRSLFTSAGKHVLGMDLPRPRDLAPLLAAWIASIGVMIFEKDLGTSLLLYASFLVMVYIATERFSWVVLGLGLFAAGSVVAYYMFDHVRVRVQTWRDPFADPDGAGYQMVQSLFSFATGGIFGTGLGNGQPGTVPAASTDFIIAAIGEELGLVGLSAVLMLYTIVIIRGLRTAIAVRDSFGKLLAAGLSATLAIQLFIVVGGVTKLIPLTGLTTPWMSYGGSSLVANYLLLAILVRISHNARKPISTKALPPGNIAGASTEVIQKV from the coding sequence ATGACGACCCAGCCGCAGCCCGTCGTCTCGGTCGCGCCGCCGCTACCGAACCGCCGCAACGCCGAGCTCGCGTTGCTCGCATTCGCGGCGGCGATCACGACCCTCGCGCTGCTGCTGGTCGAGGCCAACCAGGAACAGGGCCTGCGCTGGGACCTCGCCCAGTACACCGTCGCGTATCTGGCGCTGTTCACCGGCGCGCATCTGGCCGTGCGCCGCTTCGCCCCGTACGCCGATCCGCTGCTGCTGCCGGTGGTGGCGCTGCTCAACGGTCTCGGCCTGGTGATGATCCACCGCCTGGACCTGCCCGAGGGCCAGGCCACCGCACAGGGTCTCGGCGGTACCGCGAACCAGCAGATGCTGTGGACGCTGGCCGGGGTGCTCGGATTCTCCGCGCTGGTGATCTTCCTGCGCGACCACCGCATGCTGTCGCGCTACGGCTACGTGTGCGGACTGGCCGGCCTGATCCTGCTCGCGATCCCGGCGGTGCTGCCCCGGTCGATGTCGGAGCAGAACGGCGCCAAGATCTGGATCCAGTTCGAGGGCTTCTCGATTCAGCCGGCCGAGTTCTCCAAGATCCTGCTGCTGATCTTCTTCGCATCGGTGCTGGTGTCCAAGCGCAGCCTGTTCACCAGCGCCGGCAAGCACGTCCTGGGCATGGATCTGCCGCGCCCGCGTGACCTCGCGCCGCTGCTGGCGGCATGGATCGCGTCGATCGGCGTGATGATCTTCGAGAAGGACCTCGGAACATCGCTGCTGCTGTACGCGTCGTTTTTGGTCATGGTCTACATCGCGACCGAGCGGTTCAGCTGGGTGGTGCTGGGCCTGGGGCTGTTCGCCGCGGGCAGCGTGGTCGCCTACTACATGTTCGACCACGTGCGGGTGCGGGTGCAGACGTGGCGCGACCCGTTCGCCGATCCCGACGGGGCCGGCTACCAGATGGTGCAGTCGCTGTTCAGCTTCGCCACCGGTGGCATCTTCGGCACCGGTCTCGGCAACGGACAGCCCGGCACCGTACCGGCGGCGTCCACCGACTTCATCATCGCCGCGATCGGGGAAGAGCTTGGGCTGGTTGGCCTTTCGGCTGTGCTGATGCTCTACACCATCGTCATCATCCGCGGTCTGCGGACGGCGATCGCGGTGCGCGACAGCTTCGGCAAGCTACTGGCCGCCGGCCTGTCCGCGACGCTGGCGATCCAGTTGTTCATCGTCGTCGGCGGTGTCACGAAGCTGATCCCGCTGACCGGCCTGACCACGCCGTGGATGTCCTACGGCGGCTCGTCTCTGGTCGCGAACTATCTGCTGCTGGCCATCCTGGTGCGCATCTCCCACAACGCCCGTAAGCCGATCTCGACCAAGGCCCTGCCCCCGGGCAACATCGCGGGCGCCAGCACCGAGGTGATCCAGAAAGTATGA
- the pbpA gene encoding D,D-transpeptidase PbpA, with the protein MNTSLRRISVMIMALIVLLLANATLTQVFTADGLRADPRNQRVLLDEYSRQRGQISAGGQLLAYSVKTEGRFRFLRVYPDPQAYAPVTGFYSLSYSSSGLERAEDTVLNGSDERLFGRRLADFFTGRDPRGGNVSTTINPEVQQAAWDAMEDGCNGPCKGSVVALEPSTGKILALVSAPSYDPNLLATHDITEQAAAWEALRDDPDSPLLNRAISETYPPGSTFKVVTTAAALQSGATAQTQLTAAPQIPLPNSTATLENFGGMSCGGGPTATLEYAFAHSCNTAFVQLGVDTGADALRSTAADFGVDTPAPAIPLQVAESTVGPIADDAALGMSSIGQKDVAVTPLQNAMIAATVANKGVTMTPYLVDSLKGPDLATIATTAPTEQRRAVPEQVADTLTDLMVAAEQVTQQKGAIAGVQIASKTGTAEHGTDPRNTPPHAWYIAFAPAQAPKVAVAVLVENGGDRLGATGGALAAPIGRATIAAALREAS; encoded by the coding sequence ATGAACACCTCGCTTCGCCGTATCTCGGTCATGATCATGGCGCTGATCGTGCTGCTCCTGGCCAACGCGACCCTGACGCAGGTCTTCACCGCCGACGGGCTCCGCGCCGACCCGCGCAACCAGCGGGTGCTGCTCGACGAGTACTCCCGCCAGCGCGGCCAGATCTCCGCGGGCGGCCAGCTGCTCGCCTATTCGGTGAAGACCGAAGGCCGCTTCCGCTTCCTGCGCGTCTACCCGGATCCGCAGGCCTACGCGCCGGTCACCGGCTTCTACTCGCTGAGCTACTCGAGCTCCGGTCTGGAGCGCGCCGAGGACACCGTCCTCAACGGCTCCGACGAGCGGCTGTTCGGGCGTCGGCTCGCCGATTTCTTCACCGGCCGCGATCCGCGCGGCGGCAACGTGTCGACCACCATCAACCCCGAGGTCCAACAGGCCGCGTGGGACGCGATGGAGGACGGCTGCAACGGCCCGTGCAAGGGTTCCGTGGTCGCTCTGGAGCCGTCGACCGGGAAGATCCTGGCGCTGGTGTCGGCACCGTCTTACGACCCGAATCTGCTAGCCACCCACGACATCACCGAGCAGGCCGCCGCATGGGAGGCGCTGCGCGACGACCCCGACTCGCCGCTGCTGAACCGCGCGATCTCCGAGACCTACCCGCCCGGATCGACGTTCAAGGTCGTCACCACCGCCGCCGCGCTGCAGTCCGGCGCCACCGCGCAGACGCAGCTGACCGCGGCGCCGCAGATACCGTTGCCGAACAGCACCGCGACGCTGGAGAACTTCGGCGGCATGTCCTGCGGTGGCGGGCCGACCGCCACGCTGGAGTACGCCTTCGCCCATTCCTGCAACACCGCGTTCGTCCAGCTCGGTGTCGATACCGGCGCCGACGCGCTGCGCTCGACCGCAGCCGATTTCGGGGTGGACACCCCGGCCCCGGCGATCCCGCTTCAGGTCGCCGAATCCACAGTCGGCCCGATCGCCGACGACGCGGCGCTCGGCATGTCCAGCATCGGACAGAAGGACGTCGCAGTGACGCCACTGCAGAACGCGATGATCGCCGCGACCGTCGCCAACAAGGGTGTGACCATGACGCCGTACCTGGTGGACAGCCTCAAGGGCCCCGACCTGGCGACGATCGCCACCACGGCGCCCACCGAACAGCGGCGAGCGGTACCCGAGCAGGTCGCAGATACACTTACGGACCTGATGGTCGCCGCCGAGCAGGTGACGCAGCAGAAGGGAGCCATCGCCGGCGTGCAGATCGCATCCAAGACCGGCACTGCGGAGCACGGCACGGACCCGCGCAACACGCCGCCGCATGCCTGGTACATCGCCTTCGCGCCCGCTCAGGCACCCAAAGTCGCGGTCGCGGTACTCGTCGAGAACGGCGGCGACCGCCTCGGGGCCACCGGCGGTGCGCTGGCCGCACCGATCGGGCGCGCGACGATCGCGGCGGCGCTGAGGGAGGCGTCATGA
- the pknB gene encoding Stk1 family PASTA domain-containing Ser/Thr kinase, which translates to MTTPQHLSDRYEVGEILGFGGMSEVHLARDLRLHRDVAIKVLRADLARDPSFYLRFRREAQNAAALNHPAIVAVYDTGEAETPTGPLPYIVMEYVDGVTLRDIVHNEGPMPPKRAIEVIADACQALNFSHQHGIIHRDVKPANIMISKSGAVKVMDFGIARALADAGNPVTQTAAVIGTAQYLSPEQARGVKVDARSDVYSLGCVLYELLTGEPPFVGDSPVAVAYQHVREDPVPPSARHEGISPELDAVVLKALAKNPDNRYQTAAEMRTDLVKVHSGETPDAPKVLTDAERTSLLSATPSHRNEPVEPAGPHQPRYDDRSSGGSLGRWLIAVAVLAVLTVLVTIGINAFGGDTRDVQVPDVHGLTSADAIATLQNRGFSIRTQQKPDSEVPPDHVIDTDPDANASVAAGDEITLNVSTGPEQREVPDVSGLSYSDAVRRLTAAGFEKFRQTASTSLPEQKDRVLSTVPPANQTSAITNEITVVVGKGPATAPVPECVAQSVDVCQQILAASGFTKAVPVEVDSTVAAGQVVGLEPAAGQTVPQDTVIQIQVSRGNQFVMPDLTGQFWTDAEPRLRALGWTGVLDKGGDVQNSGQRTNAVVRQSPPAGSGVNYGATITLNFAS; encoded by the coding sequence ATGACGACCCCACAGCACCTTTCCGACCGGTACGAAGTCGGCGAGATCCTGGGCTTCGGAGGCATGTCCGAGGTCCACCTGGCCCGCGACCTTCGCCTGCACCGCGACGTCGCGATCAAGGTGCTGCGCGCCGACCTGGCCCGCGATCCGAGCTTCTACCTGCGCTTCCGCCGGGAGGCGCAGAACGCCGCAGCGCTGAACCATCCCGCGATCGTCGCCGTGTACGACACCGGCGAGGCCGAGACACCGACCGGCCCGCTGCCCTACATCGTGATGGAGTACGTCGACGGCGTGACGCTGCGCGACATCGTGCACAACGAGGGCCCGATGCCGCCCAAGCGCGCGATCGAGGTCATCGCCGATGCGTGCCAGGCCCTGAACTTCAGCCACCAGCACGGCATCATCCACCGCGACGTCAAGCCCGCCAACATCATGATCAGCAAGAGCGGTGCGGTGAAGGTGATGGACTTCGGCATCGCCCGCGCGCTCGCCGATGCCGGCAACCCGGTCACCCAAACCGCCGCGGTGATCGGCACCGCGCAGTACCTGTCCCCCGAGCAGGCGCGCGGCGTCAAGGTCGACGCCCGGTCGGATGTGTACTCGCTCGGGTGCGTCCTCTACGAGCTGCTGACCGGCGAGCCGCCGTTCGTCGGCGACTCCCCCGTCGCGGTCGCCTATCAGCACGTGCGCGAGGATCCGGTGCCGCCGTCGGCGCGGCACGAGGGCATCTCCCCCGAACTCGACGCGGTGGTGCTCAAGGCGCTGGCGAAGAATCCGGACAACCGCTACCAGACGGCCGCCGAGATGCGCACCGACCTGGTCAAGGTGCACAGCGGCGAGACTCCGGACGCGCCGAAGGTGCTCACCGACGCCGAGCGCACCTCGCTGCTGTCGGCGACCCCGTCGCACCGCAACGAGCCTGTCGAACCCGCAGGTCCGCACCAGCCCCGCTACGACGACCGCAGCAGCGGCGGATCGCTGGGCCGATGGCTGATCGCCGTCGCGGTGCTGGCGGTGCTCACAGTGCTGGTCACGATCGGCATCAACGCGTTCGGCGGCGACACGCGCGATGTGCAGGTGCCCGATGTGCACGGGCTGACGTCGGCCGACGCGATCGCGACCCTGCAGAACCGGGGATTCTCGATCCGCACGCAGCAGAAGCCGGATTCCGAGGTACCGCCGGATCACGTCATCGACACCGACCCGGACGCGAACGCGTCGGTCGCGGCCGGCGACGAGATCACCCTGAACGTGTCGACCGGCCCCGAGCAGCGTGAGGTGCCCGACGTGTCGGGTCTGAGCTACTCCGATGCGGTGCGCAGGCTGACCGCGGCCGGGTTCGAGAAGTTCCGTCAGACCGCTTCGACCTCACTGCCCGAGCAGAAGGACCGCGTGCTGTCCACGGTGCCGCCGGCCAACCAGACGTCGGCGATCACCAACGAGATCACCGTCGTGGTCGGAAAGGGCCCGGCGACGGCGCCCGTCCCCGAATGCGTCGCCCAGAGTGTGGACGTCTGCCAGCAGATCCTGGCGGCATCGGGCTTCACGAAGGCCGTTCCGGTCGAAGTGGACAGCACCGTGGCGGCCGGTCAGGTCGTCGGGCTGGAACCGGCTGCCGGACAGACCGTGCCGCAGGACACCGTCATCCAGATCCAGGTGTCGCGCGGCAACCAGTTCGTGATGCCGGACCTGACCGGGCAGTTCTGGACCGACGCGGAGCCGCGGCTGCGCGCGCTGGGTTGGACGGGTGTGCTCGACAAGGGCGGCGACGTGCAGAACAGCGGTCAGCGCACCAACGCGGTGGTCCGGCAGAGCCCGCCGGCGGGCAGCGGCGTGAACTACGGCGCGACGATCACGCTGAACTTCGCGTCGTAG
- a CDS encoding aminodeoxychorismate/anthranilate synthase component II, whose amino-acid sequence MQVLVVDNYDSFVFNLVQYLGQLGVEAQVWRNDDDRLSSDAGIARAAAEFDGVLLSPGPGTPERAGATIPMVHACAAARTPLLGVCLGHQAIGVAFGGTVDRAPELLHGKTSTVYHADAGVLRGLPDPFTATRYHSLTILPETVPDELEVIARTEGGVIMGVQHRELPVHGVQFHPESILTQGGHRMLANWLGYCGAAPAETLVRQLEDEVAGAVAAATTRSSA is encoded by the coding sequence ATGCAGGTCTTGGTCGTCGACAACTACGACAGCTTCGTGTTCAACCTGGTCCAGTACCTCGGCCAGCTCGGCGTCGAGGCTCAGGTGTGGCGCAACGACGACGACCGGCTGTCCTCCGATGCCGGCATCGCCCGCGCGGCCGCCGAGTTCGACGGCGTGCTGCTGAGCCCCGGGCCGGGCACCCCGGAGCGGGCCGGCGCGACGATCCCGATGGTGCACGCGTGCGCGGCGGCACGCACTCCGCTGCTCGGCGTGTGCCTGGGGCATCAGGCGATCGGGGTGGCCTTCGGCGGCACCGTCGATCGGGCCCCTGAGCTGCTGCACGGCAAGACCAGCACCGTCTACCACGCCGATGCCGGCGTGCTCAGAGGACTGCCCGACCCGTTCACCGCGACGCGGTACCACTCGCTGACGATCCTGCCGGAGACGGTGCCCGACGAGCTCGAGGTGATCGCCCGCACCGAGGGGGGCGTCATCATGGGCGTCCAGCACCGCGAACTGCCCGTACACGGCGTGCAGTTCCATCCCGAGTCGATCCTGACCCAGGGCGGGCACCGGATGCTGGCCAACTGGCTCGGGTACTGCGGCGCGGCCCCGGCCGAGACCCTGGTCCGTCAGCTCGAGGACGAGGTCGCCGGCGCCGTCGCGGCCGCTACGACGCGAAGTTCAGCGTGA
- a CDS encoding DUF881 domain-containing protein, which produces MTDKDTPARKRSAWRIGVPVVCVAAGLLLGATHGVSGGDEIRSSDAPRLVDLVRESQQSVDRLSAEQSALASSIDNHHGGSPGAEAALTAITNRGDALAGAAGLTPLRGPGLVVTLNDAQRDAHGRFPRDASPDDLVVHQQDIQGVINAMWSAGAEGIQVQDQRIIATSAPRCVGNTLLLNGRTYSPPYVISAVGDSAAMQEALAASPLVTLYKRYAVRFGLGYTEEVRDVELVGHTEAVRMKYAQPIGPLGY; this is translated from the coding sequence ATGACCGACAAGGACACCCCCGCGCGCAAGCGCTCCGCGTGGCGCATCGGGGTCCCGGTGGTGTGCGTGGCCGCGGGTCTGCTCCTCGGCGCGACCCACGGAGTGTCCGGCGGCGACGAGATCCGCAGCAGCGACGCCCCCCGCCTGGTCGACCTGGTCCGCGAATCCCAGCAGTCGGTGGACCGGCTCAGTGCCGAGCAGAGTGCGCTGGCGTCGAGCATCGACAACCATCACGGAGGCTCCCCCGGCGCCGAGGCCGCGCTGACGGCCATCACCAACCGCGGTGACGCGCTCGCCGGGGCTGCGGGCCTGACACCCCTGCGCGGGCCCGGCCTGGTCGTCACGCTGAACGACGCGCAACGCGACGCGCACGGCCGGTTCCCCCGTGACGCGTCCCCCGACGACCTCGTCGTGCACCAGCAGGACATCCAGGGCGTCATCAACGCGATGTGGAGCGCGGGCGCCGAGGGCATCCAGGTGCAGGACCAGCGCATCATCGCGACGTCGGCCCCGCGGTGCGTCGGCAACACACTGCTGCTCAACGGCCGCACCTACAGCCCGCCGTACGTCATCTCCGCCGTCGGCGATTCCGCGGCGATGCAGGAAGCGCTGGCCGCGTCGCCGCTCGTGACGCTGTACAAGCGCTACGCGGTCCGGTTCGGGCTCGGCTATACCGAGGAGGTCCGCGACGTGGAACTGGTCGGGCACACCGAGGCGGTCCGCATGAAGTACGCCCAGCCGATCGGCCCGCTCGGCTACTGA
- the crgA gene encoding cell division protein CrgA has translation MPKSKVRKKNDFTINPVSRTPVKVKAGPSSTWFVVLFVSLMLIGLVWLIVFQLAGSGPDVPSFLQWMADLNVWNYAIAFAFMITGLLLTMRWR, from the coding sequence ATGCCCAAGTCCAAGGTCCGTAAGAAGAACGACTTCACCATCAACCCGGTGAGCCGGACTCCGGTCAAGGTCAAGGCCGGGCCGTCGAGTACGTGGTTCGTGGTGCTGTTCGTGAGCCTGATGCTGATCGGTCTGGTGTGGCTGATCGTCTTCCAGCTCGCCGGCAGCGGCCCCGACGTTCCGAGCTTCCTGCAGTGGATGGCCGATCTGAATGTGTGGAACTACGCCATCGCGTTCGCTTTCATGATCACAGGTTTGCTGCTGACGATGCGCTGGCGATGA
- a CDS encoding PH domain-containing protein, with translation MQQTQWQPQSAAIVVQGILGILLAVFAVTLVTDAPGRVLIGLAAVGLIVFALMSWRARPKLAITEDGLVHRGWFTTRQLTRADIKRIRITEFRRIGRKVRLLEIDTVDDRLLVMSRWDLGTDPLTVLDALTDAGYAPGAGAGETP, from the coding sequence GTGCAGCAAACACAGTGGCAACCGCAGAGCGCGGCCATCGTGGTGCAGGGAATCCTGGGCATCCTGCTCGCAGTTTTCGCTGTGACCCTGGTCACAGACGCGCCAGGGCGCGTGCTGATCGGCCTGGCGGCGGTCGGCCTGATCGTGTTTGCGCTCATGTCGTGGCGCGCCCGGCCCAAGCTAGCAATCACCGAGGACGGCCTGGTCCACCGCGGCTGGTTCACGACGCGCCAACTGACGCGCGCGGACATCAAACGGATCCGGATCACCGAGTTCCGCCGGATAGGCCGAAAAGTCCGGCTTCTGGAGATCGACACCGTGGACGACCGACTGCTGGTGATGAGTCGGTGGGATCTGGGCACCGACCCGCTGACGGTGCTCGACGCACTCACCGACGCCGGGTACGCACCCGGCGCCGGTGCGGGGGAGACCCCGTAG